One uncultured Pseudodesulfovibrio sp. genomic window carries:
- a CDS encoding mechanosensitive ion channel domain-containing protein, with translation MVSTDTAGWLVRVLLALVVGVGAFTLIRLFKGGQARRWRDLRELLSRSMKRRVVLFLTVFASVVALSILAAPSQLPTGWSGPAVTAMNTAWVLLAAWAATLFMSAMTGLVRWRYDMDVEDNLGAREVQTKVRILNRIIVVMIWFAAAAAILMQFERFRLLGGTMLASAGVLSIVLGISAQKTFGAIIAGIQIALAHPINLDDVVIVEGEWGRIEEISFTYVVVRLWDMRRLVVPITYFTETVFQNWTKKSAEIIGSVFWQVDYNTPLEPLRAELVRLCENSKGLWNGKTCVLQVTDAGVDSMTLRAIVSAPDASKAWDLRCLVREGLITFLKDHYPECLPKRRLLLQESVAEGDSKA, from the coding sequence ATGGTTTCCACGGATACGGCGGGTTGGCTGGTCAGGGTCCTTCTGGCGTTGGTTGTCGGAGTGGGCGCGTTCACGCTGATTCGTCTGTTCAAGGGCGGTCAGGCACGCCGCTGGCGCGACCTGCGCGAGTTGTTGTCACGGTCCATGAAGCGGCGGGTGGTCCTGTTTCTGACGGTCTTCGCCTCGGTGGTGGCCCTGTCCATCCTGGCTGCGCCGTCCCAGTTGCCGACCGGCTGGTCCGGCCCGGCGGTGACGGCCATGAATACGGCCTGGGTTCTCCTGGCGGCCTGGGCGGCGACACTGTTCATGTCCGCCATGACAGGTCTGGTCCGCTGGCGTTACGACATGGATGTGGAGGACAACCTGGGCGCGCGCGAGGTCCAGACCAAGGTGCGCATCCTGAACCGGATCATCGTGGTCATGATCTGGTTTGCGGCCGCAGCCGCCATTCTGATGCAATTCGAGCGGTTTCGCCTGCTGGGCGGGACCATGCTGGCTTCTGCAGGTGTCTTGAGTATCGTGCTCGGTATTTCCGCCCAGAAGACCTTCGGGGCGATCATCGCGGGTATCCAGATCGCCCTGGCCCATCCCATCAATCTGGACGACGTGGTCATCGTCGAGGGCGAGTGGGGGCGGATCGAAGAAATCTCCTTCACCTACGTGGTCGTACGCCTATGGGATATGCGCCGGTTGGTGGTGCCGATCACCTATTTCACGGAAACCGTGTTCCAGAACTGGACCAAGAAATCGGCCGAGATCATCGGCTCGGTCTTTTGGCAGGTGGATTACAACACCCCGCTGGAGCCGCTGCGCGCCGAGCTCGTCCGGCTGTGTGAAAACTCCAAAGGGTTGTGGAACGGGAAGACCTGCGTGCTCCAGGTGACCGACGCCGGGGTCGACTCCATGACCCTGCGGGCCATAGTGAGCGCGCCGGACGCGTCCAAGGCGTGGGACCTGCGTTGTCTGGTGC